The following DNA comes from Sparus aurata chromosome 3, fSpaAur1.1, whole genome shotgun sequence.
TTCCCCACAGTCACTAACTTTACATCTTGTATCCTTGTACATACGTGTGTATGTTATGTACTTTACTGGTACACtggtagtaaaaaaaaaaatgacactgtAAATTGGGAAGACTTATGCTCCACATATGCTGCAGTTGATCATCTTAACTGGTGCCCCAAATTGTGTGAATCAGTACATGAAGAGTTCACTGTACAAAGCATCAACAGTTTCCAAGTTATAGgtgataaacaaaacaacatatccTGATACAAAACGACTGAATGGGTGAATTGTCAGcaactcccaaaacaacatgactgtcGCAGCGTACCAGCAACCTTTGTCGTACGCTCAGGGTTTGATTAGGTTCAGGCAAAAAACTGCTTGGTTATGTTTTGAAAAACACTGTGGTTTAGCTTGTGCAGCTTCAGCTACAAATGTGCCTTCATAACGAAAGTAACTCATCGtgttatgtacatgaagtagtTGGTAACTCACCGTGACTTCTTTTCCACACATGAAGAGCAATCTCAGACTTTTCTCTCTAAATACtgcttcacctgacttcctcctttgaaGCCGTAGTAATTACTACAACCACTAGACGTCGCTAAACACGCACTAAAGAATTTAGTATTAAATCAATATCATCCAGAGAATAGTTGTAAGTAAATTGACAAGAATAAATTGCATACAATTACAATGCAGGAAGGGCTTCTGCTCTACCTGCACATGCAGTTGTTATAGATCAGTACAGTTTAAACAACCTCAACTTAATaatacagtgttttatttggaaaaaaattgtGAACTTACTCTATTACTGACAGCCTTGATTGCTGTAACTCACAACTCAATCATTTCTCTTTGTCCTGTTTCATTATTGACTGTTCTCTGCAGTGTTTGTTGTCCAACACTCTAATTTCACACTAATAACTCACAGTGTTTGCCAATAATAATTGATTCATCAGGGGCTCCCAGCAGTGGATCTGGCCCTTTTAAGATAATCCAGCCTGGATCCTGCTAGCCCCTAAATAACAGCAATATAAACtctgttttaatttcaataagTGTACGAGTCATTTGATACAGTTAAACATTCCGATATCCACTTCATCAGGGCATCAGGCGCAGTCATGAttccttaaaaaacaaattccCTAATCTACCATAATAATCACATTAAAGAAAGAAACCTTCATGACCCGTCAGGAATTACATCAGTTTTTTAGTTGATTGGAAAGAAATGAACCTAAAAATAACTGGTTATTTTCACCCTGTCGCTCCACAAGTGCTGAGTCATCCTACGTTCAGTCGACTTTCTGTATTTCTGACCCCAACCTAGGTTGTCTCCACTTCTGCCTCTCAGCATAAGACCAGGCAATAAGACCTCTGTATACTCAAATGGGTTCCAATTGATTAGCAAGTTGACACTTTGGGGATTATCTCTCTAAGGGAATGCAGCTCACATAATGCTGCAAGTGAAGCTGTTGTGGATTAttgattttttcccctctcatgTTACACACATTTCTAGACACAGCCCTGGTTTATGGTGTAGCAATTGACCAGCAGCCGGTACAAAAGCCATGTTGGTCCCTGCggaaatactttttttctgcTTGCCTGTCAGATGGATGCTTTTCCAGGTGATAACTTTGGTCTGGGTGTGTATCGACACATTTGCAGATTGTTTAGTCCAATGAAAGAGCACTGCTTGTGTGGATGGTATATAATTACTGGCTGTGACGGCTGACACCTCTTATTCATAGATGAGACCACCAGACAGATCGAGTATAGGTTGATTTTTAGTATTCTATTTCATGTCAGTCCGTCCTCctctgaggtttcttccatcttctttttttttctcccgtgttaaaaggtttattttttctcagtataccaagtttttcctcactcaaatcAAGGGTCTAACGACAGAGGACGTCATTCCATGTACAGATtttaaagcccactgaggcaatgtgattgtgattttggccTATATGGATAAAACTGAATGATTTGATAAGCCCGACCTCTCCAGAACAATAACCATATGGGTTAATGATGAAAGCAGTCTGCCTTTGTGTGgctaaaatatctcaacacaTGGTCCATGTCACAGTGCCACAagaatgagtcctaaaaccttGAAATAGGTTAGCACTTTCGCACTTCCAGTTCCCTCATTCCAAAGTTAATGGGTTTGTAAAACCGCTTTCTGCTGAATGCCTAAAATAAAGTCTGATGTTAACACAAGCTCATGTTTTGATGAAAAACGTCAGTAACAGGGAGACTGGGTAGGGCTGTAACACTTTTTGCTTCGGCACTGGTaactcattgcttttttttttttggctattATTCTCAAACGTTCTTACCAAGTCCCCACATTTGTACACCATGACCACAATGTGATTCATTTACagcctaacgttagctttttacttctggtgATTGCATTCATGCCTCCTAAGTCAATAAAGTTGTGAAGGCTTTCTGATGGGGGCAGCAGGGTGATGCTAACTCCTTGGTTTGGGTTAAATATATGTTCCTTCTGCTGCACCCTATCGTgctacttttgttttgtttgttcagttgaTTTCTTTAGTATGGAAGGGTGTAATGAACACAGCAACCTCTAGGGGCCTGAGACGAGGCTGTAGACTTCCAGCTGTTGGTCTTTTAACAAGTCCTTGTTAACGGTCTCCCCTGAGTGAATTCCTCCCGCCATTATAAAGGTCAGTCCATTACTCAGTTACACTTTTAATGAGATTGAGTCTTCCAAGGGCCTAGGGAAGAATGTGAATAACAATGAAGAGTCAATCACGAGTTTCACTGTtgaacaaacagaaaagttaACTTTAATCTGTGGATGCTAGAGGTCCACATCGTACTCAGAACGCATTGCAATCTCCCCTAATCCCTAATGCCATTGTTAAACAATATTTTGTCAGAGTAGTTTTAATCATCAGTTATTGTGCTCATGCTGATCGCAGGTCAAGTATGTTGGTTTTCACCCACTGCTCTCTGCAGGAAACCACCAGATTCACACTGCAAGTAGCCACTTGGTGACATATGGCGCTGCTCATTATCAAGTGCCAGGGGAAGTGATGGAGGTCAAGTTGACCAATTACTGGAAGAACTGCCTTGCTTATTATCCTCCAATCAATTAAAGCGCGATCCTTTCACAGCTGATATTAATCACTGATTTCATTAAGAGATTGGATTGGACGCATTCAGTGATTGTAAAAAGTGAATGTACCCATTATACCATGACACATATCACATATAATATTTCTATCCCTGCACTAAAAGTAGGGCCCGTCTCTTTTACCTCTTTTACATGTTGAGTGCAATACCttcctcataaaacatttgcagagctttttttttttttttaaatatgttttatttttatatatactctgctaaaaaaaaaaaatcaatggaaCAGTCAATGAAACCATAATCCTCAACCCACTGAGGGCTGGATTCAAAATCACACCTAAAACTGAAGTAAGAAATTTAAATCACAAGCTCACAAGAAACTTCTGTGATTTTTATCATGACAACTCATAATGTGACTTATGTACTGATACATAACAACCCAGTCAATGGTATCAATGTCTTCCTCATCCAGGAACTGCCTACACACTCAGGCCACATAAGGCTGGGCATTGTCCTGAATCAGAAGGAACCCAGGACCCACCCACCCAAATCAGAACAAACAATCAGATTGTTTAACAAAATGGTAAACAATCTTTAACTCTTTAGATCAACAcgttttttaaacaaatgtttgagCAGATGAATGAAGCCCAAATCCCTCAAACAAGAAGAACAAATATTGGTCCTAGGGCACAATGTGAGTCCATCTTGAAAATGGTATTAGCAGCCAGAGCAAATCAATACATTTACCTACATATACCTAGGTCTACGGTCATACCTGTtattaaatgtcaaaaaagctattttatttatttagcatcCATGTAAGAAAATGAGTTGGAATTTCTAATCAGAATGATTTTAATCAGATTGAAGAAATATTGTAAATACAACCACCtctattgtctgttttttgtttttttttaccactataCCATTAAGGTAACTTGATGGCATTCAGTTCCAACATTCCCATGTTTACGATCTCACAGAAATGCTACTCAGACCTACCCAATACATACATGAGACCAACACATAAAACTGCCATTGCATTCATGTGAGAGGTTCATTCCAGAAAGAGGCTGTTTTAAGTGTGTGGGGGAAATGGCTTAATGTTTTAATAAACCTGCGTTGATTTTGAAAAAGCATCCAGCTCAAGAGCATTTTCCAAGAGTTGGAGTTTCAAATCGAATTTGAATACGAGCTCCTATGGCAATCGAGCCTTGCGAATAATTGCAGACGTGACGTTTTGTCACGAAATTTCAGAAAGGACAAGGCGTATCAGAACACAAACGATAAGTCAGTGGGAGGCAGGGGTTCAAAGAAGCATTCTATTTGAAACAGATGCAGGACAAAGACTCTTTGTGGCTGTGCATGCCTGATTAGTCTTCATTTACAGTGAAATCACTTTGATGTCTGAACTCTGTGGGAGGCAATCGGTGCATCAACAACCATGAGTTGACTTTTATAACAGCTCCAACACccccgtctctcctcctcaaCGCGCAGCTCATGGCCTCTTTGTGTGAGAGGATTCAATTGTTCATATTTCCACATGGCTAATGAGGGCTTCACCCCAACAATGGCAACATCACCACTGAGGCTGAAAGAGGCATTACTGATGTAAGCTCTGGGCGCATCTGCCGAGGAGACACATCTCGCTGCCTTTCCTTCACAACCATGAGCTCACAATCCGATTGATGCAAATACAGTTGACAAAGGAAACTCATTAGTGCCACCTTAATGCACCTGCAGAGGAGCATGAGGaacctttttttgttgtcacagtaaaaagagACAAGCAGAGGAAGACCAAGATATTACACAGCACTTTAATATAATCAAATATCGTTAAAAGCCTCTCTAACTCAGGCTTTAAGTACCACTGTTCATCTGAAGCATTTAGAAGTAATACATTAGTGCTCTGATTACATCAGAGaaccttgttttttgtttgtccgAGAATATTTCTGCAGCCTGCTGCTTCACTTTATGTCCTCCTGGATGTTAAACTGTCTGTTGGGTTTGGTGGATTCCAGCATGAGTTCATACAGTTGGCCTATCTGATCCCCCTGGAAGTCGTTGAGTTTCCCCTCCACCAGGTCGGTCCCGAACTTGACTGTGCCGAGTCGCTCCCCTGCTGACTCCAGCACCTGAGCCTGCAGGGTGTCCTTGTAGTTctgcagggaggaagaggaatgGCAGAAGTGTTTAGCACCTGGtctttcattaaaaaacatcacaatgtGTGACTTGTGCAAATATGGTTCAGGCTGGATATTCAATGAAATGTAATAACACAAAGGAAATCAAAActttagttttaaaaaaagtattgtttgtttattgaagCCCGTCATATCTTCTTCCTCTAGTTTCACTGTTGTccagaaatgataaaaaatacatgaatcCCACAGACACCATCCTGCTGCCCCAAATACTCATTAGAGCAGCAAATGTGGGTTAATccaaaaacaaatgtataaaactATGCTTAACAGCTTCGTCCTTCCTTTTTAATCACACTGAATCATTCAGCTCGCAGTCATGCTGCCACTCCATACACACCAAGCCTAAAGAGAAGTATAACCCAAGAAGTGCAACGGCCAGTAGGTCAGGTAGGACTGCAACAGCTGATGAGTGTGGTGTGTTTATTGGGGAAACTACAGGACACAATCCCTGGTATTAGCACCACCACCAAGCACCAGAGGAGAAGCCGGAAAATGCGATACTGCCGAATGGACCATTCACCGTCCATGTTGCTGCTACGTTCAGTTACATCCctaaaacacagagaatatCTGGGGCCAAATGtataaatgataaatacatttacatatttactCACTTACTTTTTTGAAGTATACACTGCTTTCTGTTAAATTCTCACTTCTAAACTTAATTGTAAATTATTCATGAGTTTTGaattttaatcattattttcttAACATTAGAACCTTTAGTTTCCTGTTAATGATCTTTTGATTTGATTCTGAACTGAGAAACACTTTTATATAGCCTGTATCAATACGAGGTTTATAGATTAATCATCCCAGTGAAGTCTGATAATGATGACTGAAATATTAACTTGATGATGGTTTAGAGGAACATGTGATTAACTATTACAGGCATTTTTTAATAGCCCCAGCTGCCTGTCATCAGtaatagagatgcaccgatcgatcggcaaccgatcgcaatcggccgataacgCCCTTATCGGTTTTTGATctgagttctcaaaatagatcaaatcaggccgatcagatgacgtttcaatatagagacagtgcattgactgcatgcagggtgggaatttaacggcggccatggccgctgttgccccgcactttggccttgatgcagcgtgaaaaaaaactcatcgttcggccacagtggcctctgtgcccctggcccggtcagcgtagcgagcttgcctttaattacagccacctgagtgcacagtagtcactcacagtaactgcGCAgatggagtctcatcatcacgatgatctcacgtgaaagcctctcaaacagcagcagcgtctcaaaacacaagaacgaaacttacagcacagcgagcgagagcagccggttttgacatgatacgtaactgacttatgtggtaggatttagtccggtaaagttggaaatatattcatagattcgaacttcccggatcaataactcataagtgaaaccttgttaaaacacaaccgACGGCTCTATTCCTACCGTAGtacggtagacaacgagctacaaccgtatgttaatcaaaacgagcgtctggacattaactctggtctgtatggtcagccgtctgtgagacgagggcgcagggaccgtctacaaagtacaacactgaaaagagaaaaactacaaaaaaattcaataacttagctattattcagagtgtagtgccaccaaaatcactccacacatcagtggtctcctgctgttattctacaattttttgtttggaaaaaatgtgctttgccataattttggggaatttctattgggagaaatattcaataacactaatattcagtgtggtgtcacaaaaatcacctcaccctaaccctacttaacaaaaactttctaatgtaactttaacttgattttggtattagaaaatgtgttacataatccatgtcttattataaattaggatgtcaTGTGGcgttggtgcccctgaaaacaaaagtgcaggccaaatggacttgcccctaaaatgacaaaattcccaccctgactgcatgcattcccactagtaatctacagttactctatgtaagctgagtccaagttgtctctaagagagtctctagaatgtgaaatattgcacattgcctcagcctgcaataaaacggtggtcaattcatgatactttctcatctcctaatttttatacttaataatacaatgtcaatgttgtgtaagaagaatcattaattaaataaatgaaagttacacaagacaacaatatagaagaatttatggatttgacactgtgatcggtgatcggcaatatcgggatcggcagatactgcttttggtgatcggtgatcagccccaaaaatcctgatcggtgcatctctaatcaGTAATCGCAGCTTTTCCATTGTTGCTGGAGAACCTTGCTGATTCAAATCTGTTAAAGGCACAGGGTgattaggtaaaaaaaaaaaaaaggacataagTAGCAATGAATAAAGAAAGTTTACATTCTTATTGTTAcaccaccattgctgatgaagATCTACAAACATTACGCAAGTGGAAAATGTTCACGGATGTTTCAaggttttatttcctttagtTAAGTATATCCGAGTATGCAACtcaaaatatacaacaaagaattttgtcattttgagacattttaacACACAGTTTTAGTTGTGAATGTACACAGGGTTTTTATGCCGTTTGCCCTTCACAAAGCATCTTGCCTTTTTAGAACCCTCTCACTGTAAGCACATAACAAGCCATTTATCTTAGAGGCTATTTTCCTGCACATAATGTAATTATGTTGAACATTTGCCAAGGGGAAATATCCTCCCTGAGGCCGTAGGGGTTACAGCTTAAAGGAATACTCCAACACTTTTGGCACACCTgtgtttgtactttttactaCTTAATCTTTGAAGGTGTTATTGGATAAGTctgtgtgagtgaatgtgtgtcGTCTCAACCTTATTGTCTCTGGAGGCATAACTTTACCAGGGGGTCTGCCATGTGATGTTAAGGCTTCTGGCACCATCGTCACTTTGGCTCTATCCTAAGAACTTCTGATGAAGTCTAAAGGAACAAATTCTGCCATATTTTTCTGGGACAGTCACCTGAGTCATGCAGTCCTGTCATGTTTGGGTGATATCATTTTTAGGTAATTCTGTTTGGATTGAACTTCAAGttcatttaaatgcatttttggaCTTTGTGAAGTCCCACACTACTGTATTCAGTCAGAGGTAATTATATCAAGGATTTAACTAATTGTTATACACAAAAGATGTCCCAAACTGTTCTCGGCCCATTTCAATAGATTCGTATTGGCAGGGATAAATTATATCCAAATCCAATCCCACCCCAACCTTAATATGTTATGTTCTCAACCTGCTTGGGTTAAGGCTATGCTTTCTTAAAGAAAGCTGGGTTTTCCGTTGTCATACTTGTTCCACTTGCAAGTGTGagtgaaaatgaatgtgttaCTGTGAAAACTGCATTTAGGTCACAGTGTGAGTAATGCCGAGATACTCTGATTGGCAAAATAGAGTCAATTTTGAATGTCCTATTCATCCTCTGTCTTGAGTTTGAGCTTTCTCACTATGGATGGAAATTTAGTGGCCTAACAACACGGTCTAACAGGGTAAACAATTCTTCTACCACGGTTATATCATATATCCAGAATGACTTgtcaaaatataatttttctaTATAGCTAATTTGTGATTTGGGGctataaaacacacaatcccTTATCTTTTCCTGGTCCTTAcactcctctctgtctctttgggaGAGCTTGTTTGGCCCAATGGAGCCGATTTATTAGAAGCATTGAACTCCCATGGGTGCCTCTGAAATAACTGGATTACACACCGAACACTCAGTGATGTAATCTCATTCTGAGTCTTGCTCCTTGTCTGTTCCCACttctctgtatttttttgtaagGAAGGGCATAAGCAGTGGAAATTCACCTCGTCTCAAAAGAatggacagaagaagaagaaggagaagaagaagaagaagaagaagaagaagaagttctCAATACAGAATAGAATTTTGTGTGTGGGAATTTGATTTTTATGTTGTCCATTTTTATGAGGTGTGTGACTGTAGCCTAACGGAGAATAACCTCTGCTTTGACAAAGCTAATAGAGATCGTAATAAAGTCTGTGAAATTACAATATCTAAAATAATTCATCAAAAAACTACACAGGGAAGTGATGCAGGCAGGTCCATGTCCCCTCTGTGGTTCTACATTTTTGAGTTTTACTGTGAAAGTGAAgagaaaatgtattgttttcagGTACTTAAAAGAACATGTTCAGTTTTTAAGTTATGGTTCGGGTTTAGGCAAGAAACCTACTTGGTTAGAGTAAGGCAACAAACTAGCTAGctaggttcaggaaaagataatggtttggattaaaataggGTCATTCCATGCTAAATCACCCAAAATTCAGAACTTTTCCCAGTTCATATCCTGGATTTTCCCAGTAAAAATCATGTTGAAACTTCCAAAATCCTAAAGCTGTACTCCAAATACttctccaaatactttttatattataattttttagGTCTGGGCCTCTGAGCTAAATTTCAGCATGTAGAATGAAAATACACTGCATGGCCAAAAAAAAGGTCATACACTGTAATATTTCTTTGGACCGCCTTTCATAAGCTTATGCAgtgtcacaacatttatttcctGACCCACTCAACATCCTGGAGTTACGTgtttcgctctaaattacataatagTAAACTAGACACTCTCCCTCAGGACTCTCTCcctcagtacgtttacatgcacagcttagtcggattacagccatagttcgactatgctactcaatcagacaactacaattatccgagtatacatgccagtgagaaaatcggattatttgccgaagcatgtcataccccggtacgataggtggcacTGCACTAGGCACAATATATTGTTTGAGCATCGCTATcgcgatgtacgtgtgtgtaatagtcacatcgcagagtCTGCGATGTAAGACGCAAATGAcatcatctaatttcaagggtacttgacacacactgcatgcacagcgatccaccaatcacattagttcttaatcagtgtgccgaagcagaccatgcccctgcacatggagtgagtcggtggtaacaacattgaaaaatgagcaatgaacaagagaaaatcgtgAAAACGAAgacttgttgaaaaaaaaagcagcttcagttatctggaattatttcggctacaagaaggatgatattgaccaaacacatgttctgtgtcgacagtgccttaaatctgttgccacaacgagaggtaacacaactaatttgtttgaccatttatgtcggtaccacacagcagagtcctgcacaggtcttattttgaaaacccgcccttacacgccatacttaaaactgcatccgacccgttttcatacagtagcacaaattacatttcgcacCCGACGCCGACCTGCAtccgaaggaaaattagacggacgtaatttttaaaaatgaaagtaaaccagctggggaatggaagttctgggagggcgcaagcacgcatgaatgagctcatatgaaatataaatgcttatcattttgaaatgcagcataacataaagtgctattcaggtcatctgatgaaatttcctgtattttttcatatcgcaatatatatcgcagggttaaaaaaaaatcgcaatgtcagttttttccaatatcgtgcagccctacgctgtacccatttcaactagtggtaatagagccacctccggctgacctctttacgttaccagcaacaacaaactctgcctcggcattcgagaaggATGGCGTAccaagagcgagacgaagctacatctttgtacatttcgtatatggtgtacatgataattacacaaaatcCAATCTGATGGaacatatacatgcaggagtcATGAGACTATCATTCGAATAATCTTGGTGTTTTAATtcaactatgagaaatccgatcccgtccaattttagtcagactaaggtgcatacatgcatcttaaaaatccaatcatagtcggactaacccagtaattcggttttcttgagtgccATGTAAACGCTCTAACTggtggggagggaggc
Coding sequences within:
- the sdhaf3 gene encoding succinate dehydrogenase assembly factor 3, mitochondrial, which encodes MAASAHVSRVRSMYKRILVLHRFLPIDLKALGDQYVKDEFRRHKTAAPEEVKSFMTEWENYKDTLQAQVLESAGERLGTVKFGTDLVEGKLNDFQGDQIGQLYELMLESTKPNRQFNIQEDIK